The genomic window TCTGTTTTCCATCAGCATGTTCTATGGCTTCGCCACCATCAACGGTACCCTTGAAAATCTGGCGCTAAAAACGATATTTGCTTGCAGGAAAGTTCAGTTTTTGCTGCCAGCAGCCATATTCGTAATTTCCCTCGTACTCTCGGCCATTGGAGCTGGCGCGTACGCCGTCATCGCGCTGATGGCTCCTCTTACCATGGCTATCTGTAAACATACGGAAATGAGCAGACTGTTGGGCTCAATCGCCGTTTGCTGCGGTTCGGTTGCAGGGGCGACTCTTCCCATTAGTGTCACCGGTCTGGTAGCCAAAGGACTGATCGAACGGGCCGGATACCCGGAACAGGCGGATGCATATGTCATGAAACTCTTTCTCCAGGTGTTTTTGGCCCAAACATTGATTTTTGTGCTGGGTTACTTTGGCCTAAGAGGCTTCAAAATAAAGCCTACGCAATTGGAAACACCTCCCTCACTGAATAATCAGCAAAAAAATAATCTGATCCTGTTGGGAATTGTCGTGTTGTTGATTGTAGTCCCCCCGTTGACAAATCTGATAGTTCCAGGAATACCTCTTATTAAAATGTTTATAGCCAGTACAGATATAACGATGTTGGCTATATTGGGCTCCATCGCCGCTATTCTGCTCAAAATTGGAGACGAAAGAAAAGTTATCGCAAAAGTTCCCTGGAATACCATTATTCTTTTGTGTGGAATGGGAATGTTAATTGAAATTGCGGTTAAAGCCGGCACGATAAACATTTTGGCCACATTTATCGGCAACAATGTTTCCTATTCAATGGCGCCTGTTGTCATTATTCTGGTAGCTGCGTTTATGAGTTTCTTTTCAAGTTCTACAGGCGTGGTCATGCCGACGCTTTATCCTGTCATTCCGGGTATCGCAGCGGCAGTTTCCAGAGATCCGGCCTTTTTGTTCGCAGCTGTCACAATCGGCGCCAGCTGCACCGGCTTCTCACCTTTTTCTTCCGGTGGCGGCCTGCTTTTGTCTGGCGTAGAGGAAGAAAAACATCGTGACGAACTATTCTCCCAATTACTGGTGTTGCCTTTTGTTTTTACCGGTTATGTCATCATACTGACGATGGTCGGAGTTTTACGCTGATTTGTTCGAGTATAAATTCATAGAACTGGGCAGACAAAAAATCTCATGGTTTCCGGTGATATTGGCTGTTATTCTC from Synergistaceae bacterium includes these protein-coding regions:
- a CDS encoding SLC13 family permease; the protein is MSIHILILAAIIIAITLGYVTRINIGLYAIAFAYLTGVCVLGLRVNAIIAMWPVRLFFILFSISMFYGFATINGTLENLALKTIFACRKVQFLLPAAIFVISLVLSAIGAGAYAVIALMAPLTMAICKHTEMSRLLGSIAVCCGSVAGATLPISVTGLVAKGLIERAGYPEQADAYVMKLFLQVFLAQTLIFVLGYFGLRGFKIKPTQLETPPSLNNQQKNNLILLGIVVLLIVVPPLTNLIVPGIPLIKMFIASTDITMLAILGSIAAILLKIGDERKVIAKVPWNTIILLCGMGMLIEIAVKAGTINILATFIGNNVSYSMAPVVIILVAAFMSFFSSSTGVVMPTLYPVIPGIAAAVSRDPAFLFAAVTIGASCTGFSPFSSGGGLLLSGVEEEKHRDELFSQLLVLPFVFTGYVIILTMVGVLR